A genomic region of Catalinimonas niigatensis contains the following coding sequences:
- a CDS encoding head GIN domain-containing protein: MEDFADCTRKNGVMSETEYSFDPLHGIEVWDGLDVILHPSQEQKVVVKAGKNILPKIQLEEKEGMLTIRDQNTCNWNKSYESREVHLFLPKINMIIQNGYGHISSRDTIFSDSLLIEARVGSGSIDLMVNATQIEVVSSRYGTIILSGTVNTLDVKYLSNNAIFDGRSLKAEHTEIFHKSNNDFHLFPVHSLKGKLLMRGNAYLYKIPEEIDVEDTGQGEIIYLLQD, encoded by the coding sequence ATGGAAGATTTTGCAGATTGCACGCGCAAAAATGGTGTAATGTCGGAAACAGAGTATTCATTTGATCCTTTGCATGGCATAGAAGTCTGGGATGGATTGGATGTGATTTTACATCCATCGCAGGAACAAAAGGTTGTAGTTAAAGCAGGTAAAAATATTCTGCCTAAAATTCAGCTTGAAGAAAAAGAAGGAATGCTTACGATCAGGGACCAAAATACGTGCAACTGGAATAAAAGTTATGAGTCTCGCGAAGTTCACCTTTTCCTCCCAAAAATTAATATGATCATACAAAATGGATATGGGCATATCAGTTCCAGAGACACCATCTTTTCAGACAGTTTACTTATAGAAGCCCGTGTAGGTTCTGGAAGTATAGATCTGATGGTTAATGCCACCCAGATTGAAGTAGTTTCATCAAGGTATGGAACCATCATTTTGTCGGGAACTGTAAATACTCTTGATGTGAAGTATTTGAGCAATAATGCCATTTTTGATGGTCGGTCACTTAAAGCAGAACACACAGAAATTTTTCATAAAAGCAATAATGACTTTCATTTATTTCCTGTTCATTCTTTAAAGGGAAAACTTTTAATGAGAGGTAATGCGTACCTGTATAAAATTCCTGAAGAGATTGATGTCGAAGATACTGGTCAAGGAGAAATTATCTACCTTCTTCAAGATTAA
- the gldA gene encoding gliding motility-associated ABC transporter ATP-binding subunit GldA — protein MSLIVDQLTKTFGKQIAVNAISFEAKAGEILGFLGPNGAGKSTTMKIATGFLPPTSGSVSVCGQDVVEDSLSVRKQVGYLPEHNPLYLDMYVREYLQFIGSMYRLSGKKLDARVGEMIALCGLTLEQNKLIGSLSKGYRQRVGLAQALIHDPQVLILDEPTTGLDPNQLSEIRRLIKDISTHKTVIFSTHIMQEVQALCDRVVIINRGNIVIDSYIKDLQTRQSTTDIQQKIEVEFAEPLTEQFLKEVPGVLEVEAVTSNVFVLKAEASVEDLRPAIFHFAFDRQLVLLGMRQISQEAVSEYGNSLEDIFRSLTLN, from the coding sequence ATGTCTCTGATTGTAGATCAACTTACAAAAACTTTTGGAAAGCAGATAGCTGTCAACGCTATCTCATTTGAAGCGAAGGCAGGAGAAATCCTGGGTTTCCTGGGACCTAACGGAGCAGGTAAATCTACCACCATGAAAATTGCAACAGGATTTCTGCCTCCTACCAGCGGAAGTGTATCTGTATGCGGACAAGATGTAGTAGAGGACTCACTTTCTGTTAGAAAACAGGTTGGCTATTTACCAGAACATAATCCGCTTTATCTGGATATGTACGTCCGCGAATATCTTCAGTTCATCGGAAGTATGTATCGTCTTTCCGGCAAAAAGCTAGATGCAAGGGTAGGAGAGATGATAGCGTTGTGTGGCCTTACTTTAGAGCAGAATAAATTAATCGGATCTTTATCTAAAGGGTATCGTCAACGGGTTGGGTTGGCGCAGGCGTTGATTCATGATCCACAGGTGTTGATCCTAGATGAACCCACCACAGGACTGGACCCCAATCAACTGTCTGAGATCAGACGATTAATCAAAGATATCAGCACCCATAAAACAGTGATTTTCTCCACGCATATTATGCAGGAAGTACAGGCGCTCTGTGACAGAGTGGTAATCATCAATCGGGGAAATATTGTAATTGATAGTTACATAAAAGATTTACAAACTAGACAATCCACTACGGACATTCAGCAGAAGATTGAAGTGGAATTTGCTGAACCTTTGACGGAACAATTCTTAAAAGAAGTCCCGGGTGTGTTAGAAGTTGAAGCGGTAACCAGCAATGTATTTGTTTTAAAAGCAGAAGCAAGCGTTGAAGACTTACGTCCTGCCATATTCCACTTCGCCTTTGATCGTCAACTTGTATTGTTAGGTATGCGACAGATCAGCCAAGAAGCAGTAAGCGAATATGGCAATTCATTAGAAGATATTTTTCGCAGCCTTACGCTCAACTAA
- a CDS encoding SulP family inorganic anion transporter, with translation MSVRPNNFLKNLKYDLPSGLVVFLVALPLCLGIALASGAPLLSGLVSGIVGGLVVSMLSGSQLAVSGPAAGLTVIVLDGISEVGSFEVFLCAVILAGIIQLALGFLKAGVIGYYFPSSVIKGMLAAIGLILILKQIPHFLGIDQDFFGDIDFLQADGRNTFSEIIYAFENFGIGPLVIGMVSLGIIILWKQAFIKQSPILSVIPSALVVVIVGVILNQWFVSGIPALAISGDHLVQLPFISSFNDIQNELALPDFSQIMNVNVFRVAITIAIIASLETLLSIEAIDKLDPQKRRTPMNRELKAQGVGNIVAGLLGGLPMTAVIVRGTANITAGGKTKMSSFYHGLLLISSVLLIPGILNLIPLSALAAILLDVGYKLSKPALYKAQWKLGRMQFIPFLVTIVAILFTDLLIGISIGMIVGVYFILRANYKTPFLFNKEDKETHHHYTIHLSEHVSFLNKAHIASMLEDMPENAIVDIYGNNTRYLDYDVIEAIYEFREQAKHKNIKFSLINLPTEPGLDIEQKK, from the coding sequence ATGAGCGTCAGACCAAACAATTTTCTTAAAAATTTAAAGTATGACCTTCCTTCAGGCTTGGTTGTCTTTTTGGTAGCCCTACCTCTTTGTTTAGGAATTGCCCTTGCCTCAGGCGCTCCTCTTTTATCAGGTCTAGTTTCTGGAATTGTGGGTGGGTTGGTGGTTTCTATGTTGAGCGGTTCGCAGCTTGCCGTCAGTGGACCAGCAGCAGGTCTTACTGTTATTGTATTAGATGGTATAAGTGAGGTTGGTAGTTTTGAGGTTTTTCTATGTGCCGTTATTTTAGCTGGCATAATTCAGCTGGCTCTAGGATTTCTGAAGGCAGGGGTAATAGGTTATTATTTTCCCTCATCAGTGATCAAAGGGATGTTGGCAGCTATAGGTTTGATATTAATTCTCAAGCAAATTCCACACTTTCTGGGTATTGATCAGGATTTTTTTGGAGATATTGATTTTTTACAAGCAGATGGTAGAAATACTTTTTCAGAAATAATATATGCTTTTGAAAATTTTGGGATAGGTCCTTTGGTTATTGGGATGGTTTCTTTGGGAATTATCATTCTTTGGAAGCAAGCTTTTATCAAGCAAAGCCCAATTTTATCCGTTATACCCAGTGCCTTAGTGGTGGTCATTGTTGGCGTTATTCTTAATCAATGGTTTGTTAGTGGAATCCCTGCATTAGCCATCAGCGGAGATCATTTAGTGCAGCTACCTTTTATCAGTAGCTTTAATGATATTCAGAATGAACTTGCTCTTCCTGATTTTAGCCAGATAATGAATGTGAATGTTTTTCGTGTCGCTATTACTATTGCAATTATCGCAAGTCTGGAAACATTGCTTAGCATTGAGGCAATAGATAAACTTGATCCGCAGAAACGGAGAACACCCATGAACAGAGAGCTTAAAGCTCAGGGGGTGGGAAATATCGTTGCAGGTCTATTGGGTGGATTGCCCATGACGGCTGTGATTGTACGTGGTACAGCTAACATTACTGCCGGTGGAAAGACTAAAATGTCCTCATTTTATCACGGTTTATTATTAATTTCCAGTGTATTGCTGATTCCGGGAATACTTAATCTCATTCCTTTGTCTGCACTTGCGGCCATTCTTCTGGATGTAGGGTACAAACTTTCAAAACCCGCTCTTTACAAAGCACAATGGAAACTGGGACGCATGCAGTTTATTCCATTTTTGGTCACTATCGTGGCCATATTATTTACAGATCTTCTGATAGGTATATCCATCGGAATGATAGTGGGAGTATACTTTATTCTGAGAGCCAATTACAAAACTCCTTTCTTGTTTAATAAAGAGGATAAAGAAACACATCACCACTATACCATTCATCTAAGCGAGCATGTGTCATTTCTTAATAAAGCACATATTGCTTCTATGTTAGAAGATATGCCTGAGAATGCTATTGTAGATATCTATGGTAATAATACACGTTATCTTGATTATGATGTAATTGAAGCGATTTATGAATTTAGAGAACAGGCAAAGCATAAAAATATTAAATTCTCTTTGATCAATTTACCTACCGAACCCGGGCTTGATATTGAACAAAAGAAATAA
- a CDS encoding Gfo/Idh/MocA family protein — protein sequence MKKKDSSNFYTSRRKFIKSTGAAAVGGGLALNFISPGEVKANVNADTLRVGLVGCGGRGTGAANQALKADDNVIITAMADIFPDRMQQSMESLKKAHGKKVQIDEDHQFIGFDAYKKLIASDVDVVLLATPPAFRPDHLTEAVNAKKHVFCEKPMAVDVPGIRKIMDASRKAKEQKTSLMGGFCWRYHYPKRETFSRILDGGVGDIHTVYNTYNTGTLWSKERQPEWTEMEYQMRNWLYYNWLSGDHIAEQAVHSLDMMAWALGDEKPVSCVGTGGRQVRTDPKFGHVYDHFAIVYEFEGGKRGFHFSRQQFNCANSYAVEVAGNKGKAVVDCIRNVHEINGDERWRYKGNANDMYQTEHDELFAAIRKGEPVNDGNYMSQSTMLAIMGRMAAYTGQTITWEDAMNSQEKLGPDEYSWDLKYPVAEVPMPGITEFS from the coding sequence ATGAAAAAGAAGGATAGCAGTAATTTTTACACCTCAAGGAGAAAGTTCATCAAATCTACCGGAGCTGCTGCTGTAGGTGGCGGTTTAGCCCTTAATTTTATAAGTCCCGGAGAGGTCAAAGCCAATGTCAATGCTGATACTTTAAGAGTGGGATTGGTTGGCTGTGGTGGTCGTGGTACGGGTGCTGCTAATCAGGCACTCAAAGCTGATGATAATGTAATCATCACTGCAATGGCGGATATTTTCCCCGATAGGATGCAACAAAGTATGGAAAGCCTGAAGAAAGCACACGGCAAAAAAGTACAGATTGATGAAGATCACCAGTTCATTGGTTTTGATGCATATAAAAAACTCATAGCCTCTGACGTAGATGTAGTACTACTCGCCACACCTCCTGCTTTCCGTCCCGATCATTTGACTGAAGCTGTTAACGCAAAAAAACATGTTTTCTGTGAAAAGCCGATGGCAGTTGATGTACCCGGTATTCGTAAGATTATGGATGCATCCAGGAAGGCAAAAGAACAAAAAACCTCATTGATGGGTGGTTTCTGCTGGCGTTATCATTATCCTAAAAGAGAGACTTTCAGCAGAATATTAGATGGTGGTGTTGGAGACATCCATACTGTTTATAATACTTACAATACAGGTACATTATGGTCTAAGGAAAGACAACCTGAATGGACTGAAATGGAGTACCAGATGCGTAACTGGCTGTATTACAACTGGCTATCGGGAGATCATATTGCTGAGCAGGCTGTGCATAGTTTAGATATGATGGCATGGGCGCTCGGTGATGAAAAACCCGTGAGTTGTGTAGGTACTGGAGGCAGGCAGGTAAGAACCGATCCTAAGTTTGGACACGTATATGATCATTTTGCCATCGTGTATGAATTTGAGGGTGGAAAACGCGGATTCCATTTTAGCCGCCAACAATTTAACTGTGCTAATAGCTATGCAGTTGAGGTAGCAGGTAATAAAGGTAAAGCGGTAGTAGACTGCATTCGTAATGTACATGAGATCAATGGAGATGAACGCTGGCGCTATAAAGGAAATGCAAACGATATGTATCAGACAGAGCATGATGAGCTTTTTGCTGCCATTCGTAAAGGTGAGCCTGTTAATGACGGAAACTATATGTCTCAAAGTACCATGCTGGCTATCATGGGTAGAATGGCTGCTTATACCGGACAAACTATTACCTGGGAAGATGCCATGAATTCACAGGAAAAGCTGGGACCTGATGAATACAGTTGGGATCTTAAATATCCTGTAGCAGAAGTTCCCATGCCAGGTATTACTGAATTTAGCTGA
- the gldF gene encoding gliding motility-associated ABC transporter permease subunit GldF, giving the protein MWQLLKKEINSYLNSLIAYIVIAVFLTGIGLLMWVFPETSILRYGYADMFTLFSLSPYVFMFLIPAITMRSFAEEKKGGTMELLLTQPITDLQLILSKLFACWIIVIFAILPTLVYYVSVYQLGSPVGNLDSAGIAGSYIGLVLLGGVFTSIGILASALTENQVIAFILAVFFCFFLFSGFSSLASLDIWGSATYLISQLGILYHYDAMSRGLIDSRNLVYFITVMVLMILLTQLILGSRKW; this is encoded by the coding sequence ATGTGGCAATTATTAAAAAAAGAAATCAACTCCTATCTTAATTCGCTGATTGCCTATATAGTGATAGCAGTATTTCTTACAGGTATTGGCCTTCTGATGTGGGTATTTCCTGAAACCAGCATTCTCAGATATGGCTATGCAGATATGTTCACACTATTTTCGCTTAGCCCTTATGTATTTATGTTCCTGATTCCTGCGATCACCATGCGCAGCTTTGCTGAAGAAAAAAAGGGAGGAACCATGGAGTTGCTGCTTACCCAGCCGATTACGGATTTACAGTTGATTTTAAGTAAACTGTTTGCCTGCTGGATCATTGTAATTTTTGCTATTCTACCCACTTTAGTCTACTACGTTTCTGTGTATCAGTTGGGCAGTCCGGTAGGTAATCTAGATTCAGCAGGAATTGCAGGTTCATATATAGGATTGGTTTTGTTAGGAGGAGTTTTTACTTCCATTGGCATTCTAGCTTCAGCACTTACAGAAAATCAGGTCATTGCCTTTATTCTGGCAGTGTTCTTTTGTTTTTTTCTGTTTAGCGGATTCAGTTCGTTGGCCTCACTGGATATTTGGGGTAGTGCAACTTATTTGATTAGCCAACTGGGAATCCTTTATCATTATGATGCCATGAGCAGGGGACTGATTGACTCCCGTAACCTGGTTTATTTTATCACAGTAATGGTTTTGATGATACTTTTGACGCAACTGATTCTGGGAAGTAGAAAGTGGTAG
- the lhgO gene encoding L-2-hydroxyglutarate oxidase, giving the protein MKYDIVVIGGGIVGLATALKIKEQQPSLKLALLDKEKKLATHQTGHNSGVIHSGIYYKPGSLKAKNCIRGYKMLLDFCQVHDIAYELCGKIIVATSKEEIVQLEKIQERGLQNGLSDLQRISGDALLEYEPHVNGIEAIVVPQTGIIDYKAVANKYAQLIESLGGEIFREQKVTDIISNENEVDVITNQQSFSTNLVVNCAGLYSDKIAKLTTEQLDLKIIPFRGEYYEIKPERQHLVKNLIYPVPDPNFPFLGVHFTRMIQGGVEAGPNAVLAFQREGYKKSDINLKELAETLSWPGFQKVAMKYWQTGLGEMYRSFSKAAFTKALQKLIPEIKEEDLIKAEAGVRAQACTRDGGLVDDFLILEEKGAINVCNAPSPAATSSLSIGQTVSELALKRLGLKATHKDMG; this is encoded by the coding sequence TTGAAATACGATATTGTAGTTATAGGCGGTGGAATTGTAGGACTGGCTACTGCACTAAAAATCAAAGAACAACAGCCTTCCCTCAAACTTGCACTCTTAGATAAAGAAAAGAAACTCGCTACGCATCAGACAGGTCATAATAGCGGGGTAATTCATTCTGGAATTTATTACAAGCCGGGTAGCCTCAAAGCCAAAAACTGCATCAGAGGATATAAGATGCTTCTTGACTTTTGCCAGGTACATGATATTGCTTATGAGCTTTGTGGAAAAATCATCGTAGCCACCTCCAAAGAAGAGATTGTACAACTAGAAAAAATTCAGGAGCGTGGACTTCAAAATGGATTATCGGATTTACAAAGAATTTCCGGTGATGCCCTCCTTGAGTATGAGCCACACGTCAATGGAATAGAAGCAATCGTTGTTCCTCAAACAGGGATTATTGACTATAAAGCAGTAGCCAACAAGTATGCTCAACTGATAGAAAGTCTGGGAGGAGAAATTTTCAGAGAGCAAAAGGTTACAGATATCATCAGTAATGAAAATGAAGTTGATGTAATCACTAATCAACAGTCTTTTTCTACCAATCTGGTTGTAAACTGTGCCGGACTTTATTCTGATAAAATAGCCAAGCTTACTACTGAGCAGTTAGACCTCAAGATTATCCCCTTTCGCGGTGAATATTATGAAATTAAGCCTGAAAGGCAGCACCTTGTAAAAAATCTGATTTATCCCGTACCCGATCCGAATTTTCCATTTTTGGGCGTACATTTTACCAGGATGATACAGGGAGGTGTTGAAGCAGGACCAAACGCGGTCTTGGCTTTCCAGCGTGAAGGTTACAAAAAGTCAGATATCAATTTAAAAGAACTGGCTGAAACTTTATCCTGGCCTGGTTTTCAAAAAGTGGCGATGAAATATTGGCAAACAGGTTTAGGGGAAATGTATCGCTCCTTTTCAAAAGCAGCTTTCACCAAAGCATTGCAAAAGCTTATTCCTGAAATCAAAGAAGAAGATCTAATAAAAGCAGAGGCAGGAGTAAGAGCCCAGGCCTGTACACGCGATGGAGGACTTGTAGATGATTTTCTGATTTTGGAGGAAAAAGGAGCAATCAATGTTTGCAATG
- a CDS encoding sugar phosphate isomerase/epimerase family protein, with amino-acid sequence MNRREFVKVSGAAALASTIPFQNVISASLHSPKLKIKKSLKYTMVDVKMPIVDQFKMLRDIGFDGVEMDSPSDLKVDDVLEAKEKSGLEIPGVINSLHWKAPLSDPDPKVRAQCVKATETALRDCKAYGGTTVLLVPGVVNQQISYRDAYQRSQEEIKKVIPVAEETGVKIAFENVWNNFLLSPLEAARYVDEFESDMIGWYFDVGNIVRYGWPEHWIEVLGDRILKLDVKEYSRTKQQNEGIWKGFEVELLEGDCNWPEVNKALDKIGYEGWASAEVKGGGRERLATISKNMDAIFGLA; translated from the coding sequence ATGAATAGACGAGAATTCGTAAAAGTAAGTGGTGCGGCTGCCTTAGCCAGCACCATTCCTTTCCAAAATGTTATTTCGGCATCTCTACATAGCCCGAAGCTAAAGATCAAAAAAAGCCTGAAATACACCATGGTGGATGTAAAAATGCCCATTGTGGATCAATTCAAAATGTTGCGAGATATTGGCTTTGATGGAGTAGAGATGGACTCTCCCAGTGATCTGAAAGTAGACGATGTGCTGGAAGCCAAAGAAAAATCAGGGCTTGAGATTCCTGGGGTTATTAACTCATTGCACTGGAAAGCTCCACTTTCCGATCCTGATCCGAAGGTAAGAGCCCAGTGCGTGAAAGCTACGGAAACTGCTTTGAGAGACTGTAAAGCATATGGTGGTACTACAGTACTCCTGGTACCGGGAGTGGTGAACCAGCAAATCAGTTATCGGGATGCTTATCAACGTTCACAGGAAGAAATTAAAAAGGTGATTCCTGTAGCAGAAGAGACGGGAGTCAAGATAGCTTTTGAAAATGTGTGGAATAACTTTTTGCTCAGCCCATTAGAAGCAGCCCGTTATGTTGATGAATTTGAAAGTGACATGATAGGATGGTATTTTGATGTGGGAAACATTGTTCGCTACGGTTGGCCTGAACATTGGATAGAAGTCCTTGGTGATCGTATTCTTAAACTGGATGTCAAAGAGTATAGCCGTACCAAGCAGCAGAATGAAGGGATATGGAAAGGTTTTGAAGTAGAGTTGCTGGAAGGTGACTGTAACTGGCCTGAAGTGAATAAAGCATTAGATAAGATTGGCTATGAAGGATGGGCTTCTGCCGAAGTGAAGGGTGGCGGCCGTGAGCGACTTGCTACCATCTCTAAAAATATGGACGCCATTTTTGGCCTCGCTTAA
- the gldG gene encoding gliding motility-associated ABC transporter substrate-binding protein GldG, with product MNKTQVQPHIQQKDQRAFWKDISRLGIGLVILIALNILAQNYFFRLDLTEEKRYSISPATKDLLGKVDQEIEVVIYLDGEVNAGFQRLEKSVQETLDEFKVYAGDELNVRYINPLESVSNQEQQQFFLKLADLGIEPTYVYDEEDGQRRQKLIVPGAVINYQGQQAGVMLLNGNRTASPQETLNQSIENVEYELANGIRKLVSSEKKKLGILKGHGEVDAIDIAGLMDAVTEFYEVFEVNLTEQKTIPDYDAILINKPTERFSKEDQYKIDQYIMRGGKVMFFIDPLRINMDSIGENGSIAFPYDLNLDDQLFRYGVRINKTLVQDINSGNYPFVVGEVAGQPQIVSLKWPFFPIVNKYGDHPTVKNMDAVYLRFVSEMDTIAVEGIKKTPLIYTSQYSRVMQTPMIVDLNELREAPDPENFSAGSQAVAYLLEGSFSSLFKNRVLPDLADKEHFIEQGTPSKLVVVADGDLVRNEINRSNGKPFPLGYDPITERNYANKDFVINTLSYLTDENGLINARAKEIQIRPLDQVKIEQSAIFYQIINLLGPIVLIIIFGLVKAFLRKRKYSSF from the coding sequence ATGAATAAAACACAAGTACAGCCTCATATTCAGCAGAAAGACCAGCGGGCTTTCTGGAAGGATATTTCGCGTTTGGGAATAGGCCTGGTTATACTGATCGCATTGAATATTCTTGCCCAGAATTATTTTTTTCGTTTGGACCTGACTGAAGAGAAGCGATACAGTATCTCACCTGCTACCAAAGACTTATTGGGCAAAGTAGATCAAGAAATTGAAGTAGTAATCTATCTGGATGGAGAGGTGAATGCCGGATTTCAACGTTTGGAAAAGAGTGTGCAGGAAACTTTGGATGAATTTAAAGTATATGCCGGAGATGAATTGAATGTCCGTTATATCAATCCCTTAGAGTCAGTATCCAACCAAGAACAGCAGCAGTTTTTTTTGAAATTGGCTGATTTAGGGATAGAACCCACTTATGTGTATGATGAAGAAGACGGGCAGCGCCGTCAGAAGTTGATTGTACCGGGAGCGGTAATCAATTATCAGGGGCAGCAGGCAGGAGTAATGTTGCTTAATGGAAACCGTACAGCATCTCCCCAGGAAACACTCAACCAGTCTATAGAAAACGTTGAATATGAACTTGCCAATGGGATCAGGAAGCTCGTCAGTAGCGAAAAGAAAAAGCTCGGCATCCTCAAAGGACATGGTGAGGTGGATGCTATTGATATTGCCGGCTTGATGGATGCTGTTACTGAGTTTTATGAGGTATTTGAGGTTAATTTAACTGAGCAAAAGACTATCCCTGACTACGATGCCATCCTGATCAACAAACCTACCGAACGCTTTAGTAAAGAGGATCAATACAAAATAGATCAGTACATTATGCGGGGTGGAAAAGTTATGTTTTTTATTGATCCACTCCGGATCAACATGGACAGTATTGGTGAAAATGGATCTATCGCTTTTCCATACGATCTTAACCTTGATGATCAGTTATTCAGGTATGGGGTACGTATCAACAAAACGTTGGTGCAGGATATCAATTCGGGCAACTACCCTTTTGTGGTAGGAGAAGTAGCAGGACAACCTCAGATTGTATCTTTAAAATGGCCTTTTTTCCCAATAGTAAATAAATACGGAGACCACCCTACCGTAAAAAATATGGATGCTGTTTATCTGCGTTTTGTGAGTGAAATGGATACAATAGCTGTTGAGGGGATAAAGAAAACCCCATTGATCTATACTTCTCAATATTCCAGAGTCATGCAAACTCCCATGATTGTAGATCTGAATGAACTTCGGGAAGCACCCGATCCGGAAAATTTTAGTGCCGGATCACAGGCAGTTGCGTATTTGCTGGAAGGTAGTTTTAGCTCTTTGTTTAAGAATCGGGTATTACCTGATCTTGCAGATAAAGAGCATTTTATTGAGCAGGGTACACCTTCTAAGTTGGTAGTAGTAGCTGATGGTGATTTAGTGAGGAATGAAATCAATCGTAGTAATGGTAAGCCTTTTCCTCTGGGGTATGATCCCATTACGGAGAGGAATTACGCCAATAAAGATTTTGTAATCAATACTCTTTCCTACCTCACAGATGAAAATGGTTTGATCAATGCCAGGGCAAAAGAGATTCAAATCCGCCCCCTAGATCAGGTGAAAATAGAACAGAGTGCTATTTTCTATCAAATCATCAATCTTTTAGGGCCTATCGTCCTCATTATCATTTTTGGTTTGGTTAAAGCATTTTTAAGAAAAAGAAAGTATAGTTCTTTTTAA